Below is a genomic region from Onychostoma macrolepis isolate SWU-2019 chromosome 15, ASM1243209v1, whole genome shotgun sequence.
GCCAACCTGGTGTTTAGGAAGCATAATAATCCATATTAAGGAGGGATGCACAATAAATCAACACCATATTGgttaacatatatttttttatttattaatacactgcaaaaaaaaaaaagttgagccaacttaaaatgaaggcaaccagcttcagcagatttttgagtttttgaacttgttttaagtttatacaacaaaaagttgagaccattcaaaaatctcctacaaaaataagttgagaaaactcaaaaatctgctgaagctggttgccttaaaattttaagttggttcagctttttttctttttttttagagtgtagataTTGGATATACAATACTAGTAAAATGTATGGGGCCAGTCATATTTTCtaaaagaaatcaatacttattattcagcaaggatgcatcaaattgatcaaaCGTGAAAGttaagacattcataatgttacaaaggatagaaataaaaaaaatactaagaaaaaaagcagcacaaatgttttaagattgaaattaataataagaaatgtttcttgagtaccaaattagcatattagaataatttctgaaggatcatgtgacaataaagctgaatattcagctttttCATCgtatgaataaattacattttaaaatatattaaaatagaaaacagttatcttgaaagttaataataacaattgttTCTAAAAGAATCTAAGGCAAGCATCACTAAAACTGTAGTTCATACTTACAGTGATGAATTTAAATTAACCCCAAGCACTACGTATTAAACTATTGAAAATAAAGCATGgcaaccctgctaaaaaaacaatagaagcccaatagaaaccatcacagaaattccaatggttgccgttaaaataccattataaaccattagctttttccagtaaaaccattacaaaattcctttttgtagtgtgttttgggcatttttccaaaaggatttaacatcccaccaatagaatccatcacataccagtagacaccattatagtttccattaaaaccaatacaattcccattataaccattaaaaccattacattttctattgtgttttgggcagggttctattgttttattcagcagggaAGTCTCACCTCCATGCGTTGATAAAAGAAGTCCTGTCCTCCACAGTCTGTCCTCCCTCTTTGTGGTAGTCATTCATTGGCTTTCCATCAAAAGTTCCACACAGGCCTTCAGTGTGGCCTTGATCAGAGCCTGGGGCCCTTACAGTCAGGCTCATTCCCCAGTCAGCCACATCCGCACGTACAAATGCCCCGGACAAGAATGTAatctgaattttaaaaaaaagaagtttacattcattatttatacttaCCAATGCAACTCTACTATCTTGCACATGTTCTAGTTATCATTTCTCAGACTTCATTAGTAATCACAAATGCATACTAATATACACCCAATATCACTCACAGTGACTTTGCGGCCTTGGTAGGACTCAGTGACACGGATTCCACTCTTTAGCAGGTCTCCGTTCTTCACAGAGAGGCGTGGCTTTGTCTCTCCCACCAGTCCGTTACACATGTCATAAGCGACAACATAACCAGTATCCCTGGCCACAAAGCCACAGACACATGAGGTGGGATGGGCAGTCATGCCAGCACATTCCCACTGTCGGACATGCACCTCAAACGGCCGAGCAGTGCTCCTGTACAGCACAAAGGTGCCTATCTGGTAATTATCATACCTCctgtgaacaaacaaacaatatgtgGTTCTCACTGCACTTGCATTGAAAGTGTTCACTGGTAATTTCACAGCAAAACATGGGTTTAATATATCAACTTTTATTATTTGACTACATTTTGATTGTAAAGCTATTACCTGCCGTCAAATGTGATGATGTGGGGGTCTGTAAAAGTGTAACAGTGAGCAGATTGAACGTCCTTTACTAGAATCTGAGAGGAAGAACAGAAGaacatatgtgtatatatgtgtgtgtgtgtgtgttataatattcattttttgttttatattttttatacatgatatcatattttttattttctgcactcactttcattttatttaaagattttacaattttgttgacttttgtcttttttattagttttctaTTAATATGTCtatcattttgatttatttgttttagtttatttatcacttcaagttaaactaaacaaaaatgagaaatatcttgaaaagtttttttttttaaatattctatttcagttaacatttattgcaagtaacaaaaatgctttttatgattttagttttaggtaACCATAATAACCCTGGCTTAcaagtatatatacagtatctttGTAAACCATATGCTTAACTATTGCATATATAATCTAAATTGTCCCACCTGCACGCTTTGAGGCATGTAGCCGTTCCACAGGAAGTTGGTGCTGATTATGGGTTTGATGTGTATTTCTGTGCTTCTGTCTCCATCCTTCCATATATCAGTAACTGCACTGTAGTGCACAGACGCCTGACTGCAGACTCCATTGTGACATGGGGTTTGAGACAGCTCCACCTCACAGGAGGACAGGACTAAATCAATGCCCAGGTCCTTCTCATCTGCCATTGGAGACAAATCTTTAACATTTTAGTATGTAAAAGAATATTTACTATTTGCAGATTTTCAAAGCACTAAGGGACATTTATGacacatattttaaagaattaatatttagaacaaaaatattacaagtttgagtaaaaatgtgaatttcaCAAAACCTATGCCCCAAAATCCcaagttatttttttctcattattgtattaaattaaaaaaacaaaaaaaacaaattgtttttaattaaattgagaacatattaaaaagtattaaaacaaatactattaggaaaaaaaatactgtaaatattgtaatatttgcacatacagtaatgtgaaTAGGATTCTGATggtctaaaaatataatttattttctttgtaatattatttttgacTCCACCTTGATTACTAGAGGTAAGATGCAAAGGCAAAGTGCATCTTTGTGAGGAACATGGTAACGGTACTGTGCTCTCCACTGTCAGTTCATACTCTCTCCCATCTTCTGAAATAGAGACAGCTTGTGGTTTCATCTGGAAAATATACATACAAAGGTGATAAGTCTAGTGGAAATCATATCTTTTATGCAACATATCCTCAAGAACTGAGACATACTTGGATCCCTGCGTAAAACTCTTCACTCTCCACAGGAAGGCTTTGCATATCGGGAGACTCCAGGAAAAAACTAGTGCAACTGCAATGGATCTGAGACACAAAATATATAGGTTAAggttaataaatatgaatttgaaTAAATGTGAATACTGAATATAAAGTGGGCACCCTGTCTCCCAGTCGCAGGTTAATTCCATCCAGCTCAATGAAAGCAAAGGTCTCTATTGTAGTGTCTTTCCTGAGCTCTTCTCTAGTCCCGTCAGGCGAGAGTCGCCACCATGTCACCACGTATCCCAGAGAGCTGTTCCCACTACCTTCAGCAAACGTACACTTCAGGAACACACTGCTGCCGGAGAGCTCAGCAACAATCAGAGGTACTGCAGAAGAAGGGGGCTGTAGTTCTGaggaataaatgacaaatattGTAATCCAAAaatcaaatatacaaataatatatacttCAACacaatatactttaaatatcTAAATTCTAGAAATACATttggatttatatatttagagAACATTAAAGTCATCCTGTGTGAAATAGAAGAGGGTACTGATTTTGGTTACATCTAAAGCTGCCTTGAGACATATCTGTAACTGTTAACTTCAGACTATGCTAACTTTTACGAATCAAAAGAGTGAATCTGGAGCACATTAAAGCCATTTTCTGAGAAACAGAGGAGGGTATCAGATTTAGGAAATGTTTAATGGTGCCTTTTTGGATTTAGTGACTCTGCTGTATGTCTGTAGCTGTTCACATCAGACCAAAATGCTAAATGGCATTctatctgaaatagaaaatgTTTGGTGCTGCTCCAGCTTTAAAACAACAAACGAGTGACCCAAGATCTAGATTTCAGGCCAAACTCTTAATCATCAATGAAAACCAGTTCCATTTTTATGAAGCCTGATGAAGGGGACACAGCTAAAGTAAGTGTTTTGAAGGGTTCCactaaattaaagaaaagtgGGTGAGAGACCCTACTGGGGTGCCTAAGATCAGGAGAAGGATCACTTGTGACACTCCAAGTGGAAAcacaaacaacattaaaaatgcattaacttCTGCTAGATTCATTAGCAGGAGAAGACAGAGGCAGAAACATTCCATATGATTGCCAACTATAAATTGTTTTGATGCATGCATGAAAAGAGAACTCTAAACCTTTCAGATATGTCTGgttcattttactgtatttcaaaaTGCATAGATATGGCAACCACTAGAAAATCATTTGGTGAGTCATTCAATATTAACGTGTTAAATTAGTTTGTTTAGATTATTTAGTTCTGAAGATGCATATTGGTAGACAGGTCTGGACTGATTACCACTGCAGGTTCCATCACTATTCCTTTGTCTTCCCTCACAGCTGGTTTGATAGGAGTCGGACATCTCTGCGAATATAATAAAACTTCATGAAGTATCTTTCTGAACCCTATTGCTTTTTAAACACTACCAAACTTTCAAAAATGATGATTTCTGGATGATGTTTCACGGCCTTTAGGATGCATGATACAGAACCAAGGATAATTATACTAACAAAGTGAATCTCACAATTTCAGACACTCATTGAGGTTCATTGACTTGCCTTCAGCGCAATATCCCATGCATCCTTGCGTTGGTTGGAGTAAGTACACATAAAAGTCCCCGCAATTGCGGACGGTGACAGGCAGGCGAAAAAGACAGCAGTCTCTACTAGCGCTTCCGAGGAACTGCCAGGTAGCGCAGGCTGTCATCTGCTTCACCTCTAGAGGGCGAGGGAGAGTCTCTCCTTCGGCCAGAGAGAGCCACACTGGGGCTTGTGTTCCACACTGATTCACCTGTACGGGTTACCGTCATATAGAAACATGGGTCATTAAGTCGTAACATAAAGGAGACATTGTTCAGCAGGCTGGACCAATTACACAGATGCTCTGTACTGTACCTCCACACATTTGGTGGGCATACGGGCCGGCTTATCAAAGATCTGGAACTGATACCATCCGGGAGAGAGTGAATGATCACAAACGAGCTCCTGCAGGGCAGACTGGAGCAGCTGCTGGGAGCTGAACCTGGTGCTTCGGTACGGGTTCTGAAGAACAGTATAACCCCCACGACTGCATTCAGGGATTTCCActacaaaaatacacacaatcacacacttaGTGTTGCTCAAaagcacacaaaataaaaaatgccaaTACCAGAGCACTGAGACAATGAGATTAAATTAATGAGAAAAATCTGATCTTCATTAAAAACTTACTCAGACAACtcaaaagtctggggttggaaatttaagattttttttaaatgtttttgaaagaagtctcttctcaccatttatttgattaaaaatactgtaaatattggaaaatattatgacaatttaaaataactgctttttatctattttaaaatgtaatttattcctatgatggcatAGCTGAATTTTCCTtgatccttcacaaatcattctaatttgcggATTTGGCACTCAAGgaacattattattatctatgttgATTGAtaattctttgattaatagaaagttcaaaagttttAAAGAAAGTAcaacatttttgctttttaaatctCACTGACTTACTGAATAGTAATGAAGGTAAAATTTTTGCACActttttgtcacaaaaatgaattattatgtcattaaataaaaaaaacatcaaaccaAATGCCATCTGCAAAGACACTGCTTTCTCGGAACTAGTGTCAATTTCGAAAGCAAATGTTTCATGTCACTTGAAAACCGAATGACAGAAACACCTCCTTAGCAGGAACCAACAATGAATTtgagagtaattcaagctcttAATGGCCTCAGCCCAGTGATAATCACCATCATCACCAATCTCTTTTTGGCAATGGAAAGAGAGGACACAGATGACAAGCCAGGCTCAGCAGCAAAGACAACATGCTGCTTGAACATCCAAGATGGATCTGGACTACACTGCGCTTGCTGAAAGAGCCAagttatttctctctctctagctATATTTACTGTACGACTTGGATGCGTTGTGCTACCAGTGCTATCAGTCTACATCAGGAGCCAGAAAGTCTCAGAACCCAATTTCGAAGATATTGTTGTATCTGCCTAACCTAAAACTAAGCAGAAAACATCTGGTAAGATGCATCAGAGTGAATAAAATTGGGTAAACGCAGTCACTGAAAACGCAAGTAACTGCATTGCATGACACGGCAGGTCATGTGAtgtcaacaaaacaaaaaaaagaagcttttttTAGACTGAAATGTCTTCAGTTTTCATCTCATGtaaatgtaggctacataaatgtactaatatttctcaaaattaccactcatttatttttaagtaaaacttttttaattagcaAACAATAATGAGGGCAccttaataaattgtaattaataaattgatatttattttatacaatcaCTTATATGGTTTATTAAGAATAAACATAATTTTCTAATTCGAATAAATTACTCTCGCTGCTCTCAGAAATAAACAATCAAAACTCTTGCCCAAAAATCTACGTAACCATAGCTTAGTCCAAGGCAGAGTGTTTATCGATCGACTTACCTTTCTGACAACTGgcagttttgtttaaaataataaatataaaagcgATGAAATACTCCACACAGATGTTTAGACGCATTTCCGTCTCTAAAGCTCTTTAGAAAACCTCTAAGAGCGTGTCCAAAGCAGTAGCACGATCCAGATTAATATCCCGAAAGATAAATCGCGAAATGAAAGCTGGTAAAAAGAATATTTGATATGTCTTCAGCGCTCTTTGAGGCGAACAGCGAGTGTTTCTTGGGCTCCTGTCCAGACCACACACACCTCCTCCCGCTGGAGCATCTCGAGATAACTGTCCCATTCTGCAGTCTTCGCTTAATATTACACACATACTCTACATATTTGAATCCTAACCTTTTCAGTTAACTCTACTAATAAAAGTGTACTGTAGTGTGTTGATATTACTATGATGAATGTGAATTTATAAACAACGTCCCTAACTGTGGCATTTCCTCCTCAACTACGAATAATTTTGGCacgaataaataataataataatagtgtagCTACTAGTTTACAAGTGAAGAGTAGGCTACTTGTATAATGAAGAGTAGGCTATGCTTGAGATGAAATGAGACgtgatattttttatatttatttattatatttaaatatgtatttattttcaaccAAGCTTTATAATAGCCTACaatgaaaaacataaattaCAACTTATGAAATTAGACGTAGCAAGACAAAGGAGGCAGGAGCATTTAAGGcctataaaaatgttcaaaatatcattttcaccacaaaatcaatataatagaAAATTTTAGATGTAGTGCAAATGTCTGTGActtttgtttgttgttagtAAAGCGTTTTCAGAAGAGTTTTCTAAAAGTCCACAGGGCTAGAAGTTCCCACAGATGAAGAAACACCcaataacaattaattttattgtcCTGTTATCTTCAGAATTCATCTTCCTTCCAGTCTGAATAGGGAACCAGATGGTAGTATTGTCTAGTCTGAGTTTTTTCAAGAAAACATGGCTGTTTTTCTCTTCTGTGTAGGCCTACCTTTCATCTCTTATCAATATGTGGTGTAGTGACAAGAGAATATCCATCATGCACCTACAGTAGCCTATTAAATATAGTATATTAATTGCAGCCTTCAAAGTTTAAGTTCATGCAGTACCTGCTGCTGTTAGCTGAATTATTATGGCAAGCTACCAAAATCCACAAGTTATGGCTCTGCTTATGTTGATCAACAGCTTTCTAATTAAACACTAACCTTACTGAGCATTAACAAGAATTATTCTTCACTGACTGTCCATTGCTGGGCTGCTTATATCACCATAATGATAATCAGCCAAAGTTCTGCTCTGAGAAACTTAAACACAATCTGTTGTGTGATGCCTGCGAGACTTTGTGAAGGAATCGCATAACCAGAGGCCATCTGTTAAACTGTTTTTATCAAGGGCGTGCCACTCCTTCTCAAAGAAGATGTGAATAACATTCACGGGATGAAGATTGAGCACTGGCATAACACCATATGTTTCTCTACGAGAGGTGTTGACAGTCtatatgaaataattaaattcttcctccaaactgtatatttttactGAATGATACTCATTAGGCAGAACAAAACCACAACATATTCTGAGTGTTTTTACTTTGATATGGATAAAAGGGGTTAATGCAGTAAAACAGCTGTGACACCTAATGAGAAAAGCAGATGGTAAACAGTCATCAGTGGCAAGACTTTTCCATGATCTAAAGGTGTGATTAGCAATCAATATAACACAAAGTCTAAATGCtgcaaatgtataaaaaagAACTAAAGTGTTGGAAACAGGAAAGTAAacgatttaaaggaatagttcacccaaaaatgagaattcgtacttaccttcatgttgttttaaaccggtatgctgttattttctttattctggaatataaaataaacatttctgttCCCATATAATGACAGTGATCATGCTCCAAAGGTAATACCATCAATTTAagtaagtacatttaaaatgaaagaagCAATATTAGTAATAGCTAATGTGGTCTTCTGAGGCTTTTGTAAACAGAACATAAACCTCTGAGACGACTAATATAGTCCATCTAGTCACTTGAAATGAtgatttgtgcttttttttgtatgtatatgACAGAACTAAGAGGAGTGTGAATTGTAAACTTTTATTAGGGTGCTCTCGCTCTTTAAGCTCTTTGAGCTAAGATGCATTTTTCCATTGTTCAACATGTACTTATTGTACCTCAAGACCAATCAGCTGTTTATAAAGGGTTGACCAACCTGGCTGTCCTTCCAGCTGGACATCTGACAAAGTGCAATGGACAGTTTGTGTTAAGAGCTTTTGCTCTTTTAAAACATGACCCCATAAATCCCAGCTGTGACCTTTGACCTACCAGTTCAGCCACTTACAGTCTTGAGTTTGGTTCTGTCAGCTCTTTTCTTCTGGTCTGGAACTTTCATGTAAAGTTTACAGAGTATGTAATCGAAATCAAGGTCAAGTCAATACCCTCCACTCTAATGGTACAGATTTGAaggctttttattattataatcgcTTAATCTTTCAGAAACCTTTTTCTGGTCTGTTAGTGAAATTTTATATGCTCGTAATGTATTCACAGTATGTTAGCTTTATCTGTTTTCTTCATCTATTCCCATCCCCAATCTTGATCTTAAGATGCATAAGATGATATAAAAATGACAGCAAATTATTGCTTTCCAGTGACTGCTGCCTTTATTACAGAACATTATAGGCTAAAAAAGTATGCTTTATCTCGATTAGTTATTGCTTTACAGTTCTATAAATCATGTGATACTAAGGTTTTGTAGATGTTTAAGAGGACTAGATTTGATGTTACAAAATGGAAATGGAGAGAGTTGGTGTCTTTAAATGAGTTGTTTGCTGACCTCTGCTGGTTTTGATTTGAAAGTACAATTTGAACTTTTGCATCCCCTtataaaagacaaaagcaaCTTGCAAAAtacttaacattatttaaacagGAGTAATTTCATTCAGAAAGCCAAAATGAGcatgaaagaaataaaatgtgaacATGTCCTATTTGTTGCATTTGCTAAAAACATTACGAAGAATTAATAGCCCATAACCTGCCATtttccccccacacacacattattacgGTGAGgattatttgtaattaattcatttataactGAATATATGTCTGAAGATACGTATTTCTTATAATATGTTCCACAAAGTATTTCATACTTAAAGTGACTTTAATTCATAGTTTGATGGTTGCTAAGACGTCTCTTTGTTTCCTCAACAATGTCCCCACTGTGCTCTGTCCACAGGCAGAGTCTCTGAATGAGAACTTGAAACTCTTGCTGCCTGGCAACCTTGTTGTATCCACTACTCCATGCTGAGCTGgcttaaattttttatttttttttttattttttttgatcaaacacAGCAATTTGAACTCTTTACTGTCTACTTTGTCATGGCTGAATGACAGGCACTCTGCTGTAAGAAAGGTAAGTGATTTTAAGTGATTTTAGGAATTCTTTCCATTGAAATGTGCTGTAAGGTTGATATAAATAGGTCTTGctcaatttatttattgattgattcattcattcattcattcttgaTGTTGTATTATgtcttattattaaaataatactataATTACATTTCTATCACCCAAATCTTACACCTTTTGCATATGTAATATAGATTCTTCATTAAGACGAAATGGAATTTATGAGGTTGTTAATGAAAGGATTGTGTAACAATTATATGCATTGTACatatcactgaaaaaaaaaaaatggtgtaaagACAATTTTcacaagtaacacactgaattaaatgtgaaattttgaagtagaatgACTGAAATGCTATTTTCTTGCAAGTTGTACTCCagtaatctttttttaatttacaacttGTTTATGGTTTGGTCTCAGATTATTGCTCTGAGCATAAAGATGTGGCTGATTCACAATGAATCTTCCTGAGCCTTTGGAAACGCCCATGTCTGTTGACCTCAGAAGAAAGCTGCTCTTTTCTGTGAGTCAGAACTTGATCTCAAGCAGGAGTTGTGGACTCATCCCACCACACCCAGTAGTTCCAGTTGATCCATGGATCATAAAAGCCCCTGACTTCACCCCAAAACTGTACAGATCTTCGGGTTTGCCACGGATCAAGAGCAAAAACATTCACCTGGTTAAGTCAAACAATAGTGTAGAAGGAAAATCTTTTATTTGGGAAAAGATTAATGATGTTACTCCTTCAATATCGCCTGGACTTGAGCAAAAGGGATGTAAAGCACAACCATTTATCACATTCTACAAACCACCAGACTCACTAGAGTCAAAACTGCTGTTTGTGAGAGCAGGGATGTATCCAGTGGGATCATACAAAGATCCAAAACCTCATAACTTCAGACCTGTAAGATTCTACTAAGATTATGGCTCACTTTATGTGCATTGCACTACATCAACACTAGATGACAGtctttaaagacatttaaaacacTCCTTATTTGATTGCAGTGTGCTGAGGGAATGCCGCAAATTGTGACTTCTTTAGAAAAGGATCCTGGCTGCTTGATCCTAAAGTCTCAGTGCCTAAAATCAGGTAAAATTACTTGCATTAAGAGATCATGTCTGAAAACAGAGATAAATAAGAATGGTTTTTCAGTATTGGTATAAATTGTATTGCATGTGATTGCCCTTGTTTTCCCACTGTAATCAATGTTGTAGTACATAAAATCCATTATATAGAGCAAAGGTCAGATACCTCGTGGCTTTGAAACCACGCAGTAACCTTATATGTATTAGGCTACTGATAAAgctttgcattttatttcaatgtctTCACAGTCAATGACAGCCATCCTGACTTGAACCCTTCTCACAGAGACACAGTGAGCAAAATAGACACTTTCAAACCAGCAGAGCTTAAATGGGACCCAAGGCTCATACTACCAAAGATGCCATGGCCTCCAAAATCTGCGTCTTATACAGTGAGCACGAAGAGAACACTCATATTTATCTTCTACCCTTGAACAGACAGTCTATTAACCTTCTTGCAAACATTTTACTTCCTGTATTATAGAGACATCGCCGCAGAAGAGGAGTATATAGTGCCTTAATGGACCGAGTTGAAGAAAAGCTGACCAACTCTTGGAGGAAATGAATCTGTTTTaagacaaaagaaagaaattttgTTGTGGTGTGCAGATAAAGCTAGTTTAACCATCAATTTTCTGCTTTGTCTAATGAGTCCCACATTATTGTAaacaaaattattatacattttccttttcttcctttttttgaTAGATAGATGTAACAAATAGAGAAagaagttgttgttgtttttttgtattgcaTACGCAAAATAAATGTTAGCACTGCgttaaaagaaatacataaatatgctacttttcaaacaaaatgtttgaattattaattataaaaaaataaaataataatacattttatagacTAAATTAAGCTAAAAAGAGTCAAATTGCAGCAATTTTGTAGCTTTCTTATTTTGTATCTCTTTGCATTCATTATGGGCGCATGACCTCCGTTGACCAATCATTTTAAAGGTAAACAAATGAGCTGcggcgtgtgtgtgcgtgagtgcgGACGCGCTGGGTCAGTCAGTAGCACGCAGAGCAGAGCGTCAATGAATTACGCTTTCTAGCGAAGTATGAAGTCTGAACGGTGAGCTAACTGGGCGACTGTGGTAAGAGtttagttttaaacattttaattaccaATAAGCAATATAGGCTCTTCtttatttttggtaaaaacAAGTTTTGTCAGTGCGTCGTGATTCATTCCTGTTGGCTCAAAGCGCGATTGCGGTTCATGCGCTTTAAACGTCCACAGATTTTCTTTAGAGCTGTTGTCACACCGATTAAGTTTATATTTGAATCATATgcagatatatagatatagttTAGGTTGGAGAAATAGGATGTCTACATGGACTTTGGGTTAATTCAGAAAAGATTCGATTCGACAGGTGGACGCGAGTGACTTCCAGAGAAATGCCCTCCTGGCGTCAGCACAACTCTTATCGCGCTCACTTTTATTGTTAGACCACCCTTTTTATCTGTTCCTAGGAAATATTGCACCATTGAGATATGCTTCTTTTCTGAGCGGTTTGTTCCTGTGGGTTTACAGACTCGCATTCATAttaatatagtttatatattcTTTATGCGCTCTTTTTAGAAATGTGTAGTTGGGGTGAATGCCATATTTCGTTCATGACAAACTAGGAAATGTGCGCGATTTTGGAGTCGTAATATAACGTTAGACTTATATTCTGAGAATTTGAGTTTTTCCTGTATCCTCCTAaatgtattgtaaatatatagaaataatgtttattcatttgaatGTACACATTTAGGCACTGATTTTAACTTCCTTTCAGATAGAGTggaacaaatatatatatatatatatatatatatatatatatatatatatatatatatatatatatatatatatatatatatata
It encodes:
- the si:dkey-30e9.6 gene encoding uncharacterized protein si:dkey-30e9.6 encodes the protein MNLPEPLETPMSVDLRRKLLFSVSQNLISSRSCGLIPPHPVVPVDPWIIKAPDFTPKLYRSSGLPRIKSKNIHLVKSNNSVEGKSFIWEKINDVTPSISPGLEQKGCKAQPFITFYKPPDSLESKLLFVRAGMYPVGSYKDPKPHNFRPCAEGMPQIVTSLEKDPGCLILKSQCLKSVNDSHPDLNPSHRDTVSKIDTFKPAELKWDPRLILPKMPWPPKSASYTRHRRRRGVYSALMDRVEEKLTNSWRK